A portion of the Lacibacter sp. H375 genome contains these proteins:
- a CDS encoding ABC transporter permease, translated as MFRNYLKTAMRNLGRNRTFAMINVIGLVLGLAVFILIMLWVQYEMNYNGFHKDKDRIAAIMSNQKFENGEVQTFPAVPALLAPAIQKDLSAVEYAANVSWGDERQFTVGDKNFVENGLYVSPEFLKIFNFPLLNENAKDVLTQPNTILITEKLAQKYFGNENPVGKVITIEQNKAYRVEAVLRDVPEHATLRFDYLMPVSDYLNGSEGGSANWEISNMRAYLKLKPGVDKEQFEKSFTNILAKYTNKQPQTTNFLWALEDWYLRYDFKDGKYAGGGRIAYVKLFIAIAFFILLLACINFMNLSTARATQRAKEVGVRKVIGAGRSSLVKQFMSESILLSLISGIIAVAVVLFTLPLFNSFFGKNINIDFTDWENVCAFLSIILITGLLAGSYPAFVLSSFKPIKVLKNVFVSPDKGSVFIRKGLVVAQFVVSVALIVGTIIISQQVNYIQNRDLGFNKEHLIWFPNHVPAEKNETFIRELNKVPGVISASQASITFTMSNSRGTQVSWPGKKQGQDVFFSFVASSSDLVETMGLTLTQGNTFTGNYSADTSKVLVNEEAVKRMGLKNPVGQTLDLYYGKATIAGVVKDFHFESLHSPIAPAIIMCRPDWTWLMYVRTDGNNMQQTLARVEEVYKKMAPGFVFEYNFQDKEYERLYKSESQIGILVNWFTFFAVLISCLGLFGLTAYTVERKAKEIGIRKVLGASVLGIVTMLSKEFVVLVLLSILISAIPAYYFMNGWLQNYAYRIDLHWWVFMFAGVFALLIALVTVSLQAIKAAVTNPIKSLRTE; from the coding sequence ATGTTTAGAAATTATCTCAAAACAGCAATGCGCAACCTGGGTAGAAACAGAACGTTTGCAATGATCAACGTTATTGGTCTTGTACTCGGGTTAGCCGTTTTTATTCTTATAATGCTTTGGGTGCAATATGAGATGAATTATAATGGGTTTCATAAAGACAAGGATAGGATTGCTGCGATTATGAGCAATCAAAAGTTTGAGAATGGTGAAGTGCAAACTTTCCCCGCTGTTCCGGCTTTATTAGCGCCGGCAATTCAAAAAGACCTGTCAGCTGTTGAGTATGCAGCTAATGTATCATGGGGCGACGAAAGACAATTTACGGTTGGTGATAAAAATTTTGTGGAGAATGGATTGTATGTTAGCCCGGAGTTCCTGAAAATTTTCAACTTCCCATTGCTGAATGAAAACGCAAAGGATGTCTTAACACAGCCAAATACGATATTGATTACTGAAAAGCTTGCACAAAAATATTTTGGCAATGAAAACCCTGTTGGAAAAGTAATAACAATTGAACAAAATAAAGCATACCGGGTTGAAGCAGTTCTGAGAGATGTGCCTGAGCATGCAACTTTGCGGTTTGATTACCTGATGCCGGTAAGCGATTATTTGAACGGATCGGAAGGTGGAAGTGCAAACTGGGAAATAAGTAATATGCGTGCTTATTTAAAGTTGAAACCGGGTGTTGACAAAGAGCAATTCGAAAAGAGCTTTACAAACATACTTGCAAAGTATACGAATAAGCAGCCGCAAACAACTAATTTTCTTTGGGCACTTGAAGATTGGTACCTGCGTTATGATTTTAAAGATGGAAAGTATGCTGGCGGAGGAAGAATCGCTTATGTAAAACTGTTTATTGCTATTGCCTTCTTTATTTTATTATTGGCTTGCATCAATTTCATGAATCTATCAACTGCAAGGGCAACGCAGAGAGCGAAGGAAGTAGGTGTGCGCAAGGTAATTGGTGCAGGCCGCAGTTCATTGGTAAAGCAATTCATGAGTGAGTCAATTCTTCTTTCACTCATTTCGGGAATTATTGCTGTAGCTGTTGTGCTGTTCACACTGCCTCTGTTCAATTCATTTTTTGGTAAGAATATCAATATTGATTTTACTGATTGGGAAAATGTATGTGCCTTTCTCTCAATTATACTCATTACCGGATTGCTTGCAGGCAGTTATCCTGCATTCGTACTTTCATCGTTCAAGCCAATAAAGGTTTTAAAGAATGTATTTGTATCTCCAGATAAGGGTTCTGTTTTTATACGAAAGGGATTGGTGGTTGCACAGTTTGTGGTGTCAGTTGCATTGATCGTTGGCACTATCATCATTTCGCAACAGGTAAATTATATACAGAACCGTGACCTTGGCTTTAATAAAGAACATTTGATTTGGTTTCCTAACCATGTGCCAGCGGAAAAAAATGAAACATTCATTCGTGAGTTGAATAAAGTACCGGGTGTTATCAGCGCATCGCAGGCATCAATTACGTTTACCATGTCAAATAGTCGTGGCACACAGGTTAGCTGGCCGGGAAAAAAGCAAGGGCAGGATGTATTCTTCAGTTTTGTGGCAAGCAGCAGCGATTTGGTAGAGACTATGGGTTTAACATTGACTCAGGGCAATACATTCACTGGTAATTATTCAGCAGATACAAGCAAGGTGTTGGTTAATGAGGAGGCAGTGAAACGTATGGGTTTAAAGAATCCTGTTGGACAAACGTTGGATCTTTATTATGGAAAAGCAACAATTGCGGGAGTAGTGAAAGATTTTCATTTTGAATCGTTACACAGCCCGATCGCTCCTGCTATTATTATGTGCAGACCGGATTGGACATGGCTGATGTATGTACGCACCGATGGGAACAACATGCAACAAACACTTGCAAGAGTTGAAGAAGTTTATAAAAAGATGGCACCCGGATTTGTATTTGAATATAATTTTCAGGATAAGGAATATGAGCGATTGTACAAAAGTGAATCGCAGATCGGTATATTGGTCAATTGGTTTACTTTTTTTGCGGTACTTATTTCCTGTCTGGGATTGTTTGGTCTTACAGCATACACAGTTGAAAGAAAAGCAAAAGAAATTGGTATTAGAAAAGTACTGGGTGCATCTGTATTGGGTATTGTAACGATGTTGTCAAAAGAATTTGTAGTACTGGTGCTTTTGTCAATATTGATTTCTGCTATTCCAGCATATTACTTTATGAATGGCTGGCTGCAGAACTATGCTTACCGTATTGATTTACATTGGTGGGTATTCATGTTTGCAGGTGTATTCGCATTACTGATAGCACTCGTTACTGTAAGCCTGCAGGCAATAAAAGCCGCGGTTACCAATCCGATCAAAAGTTTAAGAACCGAATAA
- a CDS encoding ABC transporter ATP-binding protein, whose amino-acid sequence MLVQLKNLFKWVTVGGNRTFLLKDINLEVEEGEFISIMGPSGSGKSTLLNVVGMLDGFDEGEYNFLHESVHKLKEKQRAQLYKQYIGFVFQQYHLIDELTVYENIETPLLYQDVKGSERKAMVADMLDRFNIVGKKDLYPTQLSGGQQQLVGVARALIAKPKLILADEPTGNLNSKQGEEIMELFKELNKEGVTIIQVTHSEKNAAYAGRTIHLLDGRVEQQVKNQ is encoded by the coding sequence ATGTTAGTTCAACTTAAGAATTTATTTAAATGGGTTACAGTTGGTGGTAACCGTACATTTCTGCTGAAGGATATTAATCTTGAAGTAGAAGAAGGGGAATTTATTTCCATCATGGGCCCATCAGGTTCAGGAAAATCCACCTTGCTGAATGTAGTTGGTATGCTAGATGGTTTTGATGAAGGCGAGTATAATTTCCTGCATGAAAGTGTACACAAGTTAAAAGAGAAACAGCGGGCACAGTTGTATAAGCAATACATCGGTTTTGTTTTTCAACAATATCACTTGATCGACGAGTTGACTGTGTATGAAAATATTGAAACCCCATTGCTATACCAGGATGTAAAAGGCAGTGAACGAAAAGCAATGGTGGCCGATATGCTTGATCGCTTCAATATCGTAGGAAAAAAAGATTTGTATCCGACGCAATTGAGTGGAGGACAGCAACAGCTTGTAGGTGTTGCACGTGCATTAATTGCAAAGCCCAAATTGATCCTTGCGGATGAGCCAACAGGTAATCTCAACTCCAAACAAGGGGAAGAGATAATGGAATTATTTAAAGAACTTAACAAAGAAGGAGTAACCATTATTCAGGTTACCCATAGTGAAAAGAATGCAGCGTATGCAGGTCGAACGATTCATTTGCTCGATGGACGTGTTGAACAACAGGTAAAAAATCAATAA
- a CDS encoding TolC family protein — protein sequence MRIVSLALCFIVIGFISTAQQFSLKQCIDTALNRNILVQQTGLAMQSAEVDKNQARMNLLPNVNSRWNYGNNFGRNVDPITNTYTNNQLSSSNAGLDAGVILFNGMRLQNLIQQTNFSHKAAELDYKQAKDNLVLNVILAYMQVLVSDDVLNVSRAQLLVTKKQIERMEILVKEGSAGNFQLTDMKGQMANEQINIVNLENSLQQAKLTLGQLMNISYTASLQLERDIQLNETFYAQSSQEVIAAAMEYMSLVKANEFRVKSAEKNIQIAKSGYYPTISLGASAGSSYSNLFTRLIPTTISEVETGTYIKSGSARTPVYREIQNFSTSSVGYFKQMENNLGFFAGLNMQIPIFNNLQTKNRVKQARLLLKNTQLNAENTNYQLKQNIEQAWLNMQAAYNRCSMIKEQLSNFEESFRAAEVRFESGVINAAEFLIAKNNLDRTKINLVQTQYEYSFRTRLLDFYQGK from the coding sequence ATGCGGATAGTCAGTTTAGCTCTGTGCTTTATTGTGATCGGTTTTATTTCAACAGCACAGCAGTTTAGTTTAAAGCAATGTATTGATACAGCATTGAACCGGAATATTCTTGTGCAGCAAACAGGATTGGCGATGCAATCGGCTGAAGTTGATAAGAACCAGGCGAGGATGAACCTGTTGCCCAATGTAAACAGCCGTTGGAACTACGGCAACAACTTTGGTCGTAACGTTGATCCCATTACAAACACTTATACCAATAATCAACTATCGTCTTCCAATGCTGGTTTAGATGCCGGCGTGATCTTATTTAATGGCATGCGGTTGCAGAATTTAATTCAGCAAACTAATTTTTCGCATAAGGCAGCGGAGTTGGATTATAAACAGGCAAAAGATAATCTTGTGCTGAATGTGATATTGGCTTATATGCAGGTGCTGGTAAGCGATGATGTCTTGAATGTATCCCGTGCACAATTGCTGGTGACCAAAAAGCAGATCGAACGAATGGAAATCTTGGTGAAAGAAGGTTCAGCAGGAAATTTTCAGTTGACAGATATGAAAGGGCAAATGGCAAATGAGCAGATCAACATTGTGAACCTCGAGAACAGTTTGCAGCAGGCAAAGCTTACGTTAGGTCAGCTGATGAATATTTCTTATACTGCTTCGTTGCAGTTAGAAAGGGATATTCAATTGAATGAAACGTTCTATGCACAAAGTTCGCAGGAAGTAATTGCAGCTGCAATGGAATACATGTCGTTGGTGAAAGCAAATGAGTTTAGAGTGAAAAGTGCTGAGAAAAATATACAGATCGCAAAAAGCGGTTATTATCCAACGATCAGTTTAGGTGCAAGTGCAGGAAGCAGTTATTCAAATTTGTTTACCCGGTTGATACCTACAACTATTTCTGAAGTAGAAACAGGAACTTATATCAAAAGTGGTAGTGCTCGCACGCCTGTGTACAGGGAGATACAAAACTTTTCCACTTCTTCCGTTGGTTATTTTAAACAGATGGAAAACAACCTTGGTTTTTTTGCAGGTTTAAATATGCAGATACCCATTTTTAATAATCTGCAAACGAAGAACCGTGTAAAACAGGCTAGGCTGCTGCTCAAAAATACGCAGCTCAATGCAGAGAACACGAACTATCAATTGAAACAAAACATTGAGCAGGCTTGGCTAAATATGCAGGCTGCTTATAACCGCTGTTCAATGATAAAAGAGCAGCTCTCGAATTTTGAAGAATCATTCCGGGCTGCTGAGGTTCGCTTTGAAAGTGGTGTGATCAATGCTGCGGAATTTCTCATTGCAAAAAATAATCTCGACCGGACGAAGATCAATCTTGTGCAAACGCAATACGAGTATAGCTTCAGAACAAGGCTGCTCGATTTTTACCAGGGCAAATAA
- a CDS encoding alpha-L-fucosidase translates to MQKKVFSLLVFINIIGSLHAQTYHPSAANIAARKQFQNDKFGMFIHWGASSVLGAGEWVMNNRNIKIKDYQQLLHIFNPEQFNAAEWVKTAKDAGMHYIVFITRHHDGFSNWDTKYSDWKITNTPYGKDALRQLADECKKQGMKLGLYYSTLDWYRNDYPYETGRTGKGTGRTEKSNYASYLQFMKNQLTELLTNYGEVMSIWFDGHWDQTNVEGSKDRTSRIDWKYDEIYSLIHKLQPQCMIGNNHHLDPIDGEDFQMFEKDLPGQNKSGFSYHAPSDQLPLETCETINNSWGYNITDDRYKTTKEIIHYLVNAASLNANLLLNVGPMPNGKIQTEFVDTLKMVGNWLQKNGQTIYGTRGNTIATQKWGVGTAKEKRLYLHVFKTENPKYIFIPDFTTKLKSVTLFGSNKSVRFKQQQEGTFIYLDGIKLDEIDTILEAEL, encoded by the coding sequence ATGCAGAAAAAAGTTTTCAGCCTGTTGGTTTTCATCAATATTATTGGTTCTCTTCATGCGCAAACCTACCATCCATCAGCAGCGAATATTGCAGCCCGTAAACAATTCCAGAATGATAAGTTTGGAATGTTCATTCATTGGGGAGCATCAAGCGTACTTGGTGCAGGCGAGTGGGTAATGAACAACCGTAACATCAAGATCAAAGATTACCAGCAGTTGTTGCACATCTTTAATCCGGAACAGTTCAACGCAGCCGAGTGGGTGAAGACTGCAAAAGATGCAGGTATGCATTATATCGTTTTTATCACAAGACATCATGATGGTTTTTCAAACTGGGATACAAAATATTCTGATTGGAAGATCACCAATACGCCTTACGGCAAAGATGCATTACGTCAATTGGCAGATGAATGTAAAAAGCAAGGCATGAAACTCGGGTTGTATTATTCAACATTGGATTGGTACCGCAACGATTATCCTTATGAAACAGGAAGAACAGGAAAAGGTACAGGTCGCACTGAAAAAAGTAATTATGCTTCTTACCTGCAGTTCATGAAAAACCAGCTCACTGAGTTATTAACGAATTATGGGGAAGTGATGTCGATCTGGTTTGACGGACATTGGGATCAAACAAATGTAGAGGGCAGTAAAGACAGAACTTCCCGTATCGATTGGAAGTACGATGAAATTTATTCGCTCATTCACAAACTGCAGCCGCAGTGTATGATCGGTAACAATCATCATCTTGATCCGATCGATGGGGAAGATTTTCAGATGTTTGAAAAGGATTTGCCCGGACAGAATAAATCAGGCTTCAGCTATCATGCACCGTCAGATCAGTTACCATTGGAAACCTGTGAAACCATCAACAACTCATGGGGTTATAATATTACCGACGACCGTTATAAAACAACCAAAGAGATCATTCATTATTTAGTGAATGCTGCTTCGTTGAATGCAAATCTTCTATTGAATGTCGGTCCCATGCCAAACGGAAAAATTCAAACTGAATTTGTAGATACATTGAAAATGGTTGGCAACTGGTTGCAGAAAAATGGCCAAACCATTTACGGCACTAGAGGAAACACGATCGCTACACAAAAATGGGGTGTAGGTACAGCAAAAGAAAAACGTTTGTACTTGCATGTCTTCAAAACAGAGAATCCTAAATATATTTTTATTCCTGACTTTACTACAAAGCTGAAATCAGTTACGCTTTTTGGTTCTAACAAAAGCGTACGTTTTAAGCAACAGCAAGAGGGGACGTTTATTTATCTCGATGGTATCAAGCTGGACGAGATCGATACAATATTGGAAGCCGAATTGTAA
- a CDS encoding FAD-binding and (Fe-S)-binding domain-containing protein, translating to MNERLQQLAQQLEGEFYFDTTMRTLYATDASAYRELPLAVAIPKTKDDIKKLIAFAHTAKTSLIPRTAGTSLAGQVVGSGIIVDVSKYFTKILELNQEEKWVRVQPGVIRDELNMFLKPHGLFFGPETSTANRAMIGGMVGNNSCGSNSVLYRSTREHLLEVNCLLSDGTETTFKALNIDEFHAKCEGEGLEANIYRSLRSMLSNYDNQLEIRKEFPKKTVERRNTGYAIDLLLETAPFTAGEEDFNFCKLIAGSEGTLAFITEIKLNVVPMPPKEIGLLCVHFNSVDEALRANLIGLKYNPGASELIDHYILECTKENKEQMKNRFFVQGDPGAILVIEFARETREEITATAIQVEAEMRAADLGYHFPLLFGEDSKKIWTLRKAGLGLLSNLPGDEKAVPVIEDTAVDVNDLPDFIRDFNVILKQHNLYSVHYAHAGSGEIHLRPIINLKTEEGNRLFRVIAEEIATLVKKYKGSLSGEHGDGRLRGEFIKQMVGEKNYQLLKDVKKTWDPENIFNPNKIVDTPPMDTMLRYVPGQQTPAFKTVFRFHNQDILQHAEQCNGSGDCRKTHLSGGTMCPSFMATRNEKETTRARANILREFLTNSTKANRFDHKEIYEVMDLCLSCKGCKSECPSNVDVAKLKAEFMQHYYDANGVPFRSKLIANFTNSSKLGAIAPSIYNFVMTNSAISSLVKKASGFATKRSMPTMYKTTLEKWWKKQGTRNKEQGASGKKRVYLFCDEFTNYNDTQIGIKAVELLNKLGYEVIIPEHIESGRSWLSKGLIRKGKEIANKNIELLHPIITADTPLIGIEPSAILTFRDEYVDLATDENFEKAKQLAANVFMIDEFIANEIDKGLISKGQFTSAEKKIKLHGHCQQKALAGTAATVKILSFPENYSVETIPSGCCGMAGSFGYEEEHYELSMKIGEMVLFPAVRNASADTIIAAPGTSCRHQVKDGTGKKALHPVEVLWDALK from the coding sequence ATGAACGAACGATTACAACAACTGGCACAGCAACTCGAAGGAGAATTTTATTTCGATACCACCATGCGTACGCTCTATGCCACCGACGCATCGGCATACCGTGAGTTACCATTGGCAGTGGCTATTCCCAAAACAAAAGACGATATTAAAAAGCTCATCGCTTTTGCACATACAGCCAAGACATCGTTGATTCCACGTACGGCCGGCACATCGCTTGCCGGACAGGTGGTAGGCAGCGGTATTATCGTTGATGTGTCGAAATACTTCACCAAAATTCTTGAACTCAATCAGGAAGAGAAATGGGTACGGGTGCAACCCGGTGTTATCCGTGATGAGCTGAACATGTTTTTGAAACCGCATGGTTTGTTCTTTGGTCCTGAAACATCAACGGCCAACCGTGCCATGATCGGTGGTATGGTGGGTAATAATTCCTGCGGCAGTAATTCTGTTTTATACAGAAGCACAAGAGAGCATTTATTGGAAGTGAATTGTTTGCTAAGCGATGGAACAGAGACAACATTCAAAGCTTTGAACATTGATGAGTTTCATGCAAAGTGCGAAGGAGAAGGACTGGAAGCAAATATTTATCGTTCGCTCCGCAGTATGTTGAGTAATTACGACAACCAGTTAGAGATACGCAAAGAGTTCCCGAAGAAAACAGTTGAACGCAGGAACACCGGTTATGCAATTGATCTCTTATTGGAAACAGCACCATTTACTGCAGGCGAAGAAGATTTTAATTTCTGTAAACTGATTGCAGGCTCAGAAGGAACATTGGCATTTATTACAGAGATCAAATTAAATGTTGTACCCATGCCGCCGAAAGAGATCGGTTTGTTGTGTGTCCATTTTAATTCTGTTGATGAAGCATTACGTGCAAACCTGATCGGTTTAAAATATAATCCCGGCGCAAGTGAATTAATTGATCATTATATTCTCGAATGCACGAAAGAGAACAAGGAGCAAATGAAGAACCGCTTCTTTGTACAGGGCGATCCCGGTGCAATATTAGTGATTGAATTTGCACGTGAAACAAGAGAAGAAATTACTGCAACAGCAATACAGGTAGAAGCAGAAATGCGTGCCGCAGATCTTGGTTATCATTTTCCTCTGTTGTTTGGCGAAGACAGTAAAAAGATATGGACACTGCGTAAAGCAGGTCTCGGTTTGCTGAGTAATTTACCCGGCGATGAAAAAGCAGTGCCGGTTATTGAAGACACTGCTGTTGATGTAAATGATCTGCCCGATTTCATTCGTGACTTTAATGTGATCCTGAAACAGCATAATCTCTATTCGGTGCATTATGCACACGCAGGTTCAGGTGAAATTCATTTACGTCCAATAATCAACTTGAAAACAGAAGAAGGCAACCGTCTCTTCCGTGTAATTGCAGAAGAGATTGCTACGCTTGTTAAGAAATACAAAGGTTCTTTGAGTGGTGAACATGGTGATGGTCGTTTGCGTGGAGAGTTCATCAAGCAAATGGTTGGTGAAAAGAATTACCAGTTGTTGAAAGACGTGAAGAAAACATGGGACCCTGAAAACATTTTCAACCCTAACAAAATTGTTGACACACCGCCGATGGATACCATGCTGCGGTATGTGCCCGGTCAGCAAACTCCTGCATTTAAAACAGTGTTCCGTTTTCATAACCAGGATATCCTGCAACATGCAGAACAATGTAATGGCAGTGGTGATTGCAGGAAAACACATTTATCAGGTGGAACGATGTGTCCTTCGTTCATGGCCACACGAAATGAAAAAGAAACCACAAGAGCAAGAGCAAATATTCTCCGTGAGTTTTTAACCAATTCTACCAAAGCAAACCGTTTCGATCATAAAGAAATTTATGAAGTGATGGATCTTTGTTTGAGTTGCAAGGGCTGTAAGTCTGAATGTCCAAGTAATGTTGATGTTGCCAAACTGAAAGCAGAGTTCATGCAGCATTACTATGATGCAAATGGCGTACCCTTCCGTTCAAAACTCATTGCAAACTTTACCAATTCATCAAAGCTTGGCGCCATTGCTCCATCGATCTACAACTTTGTGATGACGAACAGTGCCATCAGCTCATTGGTAAAAAAAGCATCGGGCTTTGCAACAAAACGTTCAATGCCGACGATGTATAAGACGACGTTGGAAAAGTGGTGGAAGAAACAAGGCACAAGGAACAAGGAACAAGGCGCAAGTGGTAAGAAGCGAGTGTATTTATTTTGTGATGAGTTTACAAATTACAACGATACACAGATCGGAATCAAAGCAGTTGAGTTATTAAATAAGCTTGGTTACGAAGTGATCATTCCTGAGCATATTGAAAGCGGTCGTTCCTGGTTATCGAAGGGATTAATTCGTAAAGGAAAAGAAATTGCGAATAAGAATATTGAATTGCTTCATCCAATTATAACAGCTGATACACCGTTGATTGGTATTGAACCTTCAGCTATTCTCACCTTCCGGGATGAATATGTTGACTTAGCAACAGATGAGAATTTTGAGAAAGCCAAACAACTTGCTGCAAACGTGTTCATGATCGATGAGTTTATTGCAAACGAAATCGACAAAGGCCTTATCAGCAAAGGGCAATTTACTTCTGCTGAAAAGAAAATTAAACTGCATGGTCATTGTCAGCAAAAAGCATTGGCGGGCACAGCAGCAACCGTGAAAATATTATCGTTCCCTGAAAATTATTCAGTTGAAACAATTCCTTCCGGCTGTTGTGGCATGGCCGGTTCATTCGGTTATGAAGAAGAACATTATGAACTCTCGATGAAGATCGGTGAAATGGTTCTCTTCCCTGCTGTGCGAAATGCAAGTGCTGATACCATCATTGCAGCACCGGGCACGAGTTGTCGCCACCAGGTGAAAGACGGTACCGGTAAGAAAGCATTACACCCGGTAGAAGTATTATGGGATGCGTTGAAGTAG